The following nucleotide sequence is from Acidimicrobiia bacterium.
GTCGAGCTTCCAGCCGAGCCCGACCGAAATGAGGTCAGGGAAATCGAATTCGGAGGGGGCCAGTCCGCCGTAGTAGTGGGCGAGGATCTCGCGATACGTATCGCCGGCATCGGCTCGCGCCTTGGCTCCGAACTGGGACATGCCGACAAGGTGGCCCCAGCCGTTCCCGGTGATAACAAATTCAGCGCGGTTCGGAGGACGATCAAACGAACCGTGCTCAATCACGACTCGTTGTTCGATCTCAAATGTCGGAGACAACACGACCTGCGGGTAGCGTCGCCCGTCAGGACGGAGGGCAGGGAAATCTTCGGGAAATAGGCGCTCAGCCCATCGGTTCATGACATTCCGGAAGTTCCAAGTGTCGGTCGCACGCAGACCCGCCGAAGACAAGACCTCGACCGTCGACGGACCCTCCCCATCGGGAGATACTTCGACACTCACGTCGAACAGCACCTCACCACTCAGGCCGGCATGTTGGAGGATCTCGGTGAACTGCTCGATGGGAATTCCATAGGACCATTCAACAAACGGGCTGACTTCATCCGCGGAATCAACCGCCCGGAGATACGGGAGATCGGCCGAAGATTTGAACACATCTCCCACATTGCGGGTACGTCCGCCAGTGGTCGATGAATAGAGCGCCTGAGCCGGAGCGCCGTCATACATGAGTATTTCACCGGACGTCTCACTGACTGCCTCAGCCCACCTCGGGTCCCCGCCTCCGAGATACACCTGGCAGGCGGTGGTAGCGCAGATGTCGAACCCGT
It contains:
- a CDS encoding SpoIID/LytB domain-containing protein — its product is MAAQDVSDVEPSTDDSFITSRIDLVPVDGDILEWKGQQYPGRMEIKARAGGLVMISELEPENYLVGIREVPAEWPLESLKAQAVAARTYLAWTLSRGRAGSGATYGFDICATTACQVYLGGGDPRWAEAVSETSGEILMYDGAPAQALYSSTTGGRTRNVGDVFKSSADLPYLRAVDSADEVSPFVEWSYGIPIEQFTEILQHAGLSGEVLFDVSVEVSPDGEGPSTVEVLSSAGLRATDTWNFRNVMNRWAERLFPEDFPALRPDGRRYPQVVLSPTFEIEQRVVIEHGSFDRPPNRAEFVITGNGWGHLVGMSQFGAKARADAGDTYREILAHYYGGLAPSEFDFPDLISVGLGWKLDEIEVVSGVVDVYLDGQLAASGIEGPWRMEPVGERVKVSPPPGWDVPAELADMAVDVRSGEGIITVAGFVAQPGEARVVVYRGDKVVFVTHWTTVDRGPVRLYWPVDRTGSLRVVGQIRYPDGSSGTFNSVLSAS